One genomic window of Quercus lobata isolate SW786 chromosome 9, ValleyOak3.0 Primary Assembly, whole genome shotgun sequence includes the following:
- the LOC115960703 gene encoding uncharacterized protein At5g48480, giving the protein MAQQEVTNGGSEKKTGGGNDIMEVIEVKFTALKPQLVVEAPKANEAILFYKAAFGAEEVGRTLHPKRKADQELPLILSAQLSLAGSTILVSDLADPSETPAKTEGTGLVFYLETDDVASAINKAVGAGAVVVSEIAEGEGAGCGLSRVGKVKDPYGVVWAIGSPAVKAAVVEA; this is encoded by the exons ATGGCGCAACAGGAAGTCACCAATGGAGGTTCTGAGAAGAAGACCGGTGGTGGAAATGACATCATGGAGGTGATTGAGGTGAAGTTCACGGCGTTGAAGCCACAGCTGGTGGTGGAGGCTCCGAAAGCAAACGAAGCTATTCTGTTCTACAAGGCTGCTTTCGGCGCTGAAGAGGTTGGCCGTACCTTGCACCCTAAGCGTAAGGCTGACCAAGAGCTCCCTCTCATTCTCTCTGCTCAGCTCAGCCTCGCTGGCTCCACGATTCTCGTCTCTGACCTAGCTGATCCTTCTGAGACTCC GGCCAAGACTGAGGGAACCGGACTCGTTTTCTACTTGGAGACTGATGACGTGGCGAGTGCTATCAACAAGGCGGTGGGTGCTGGAGCTGTTGTTGTAAGCGAGATCGCCGAGGGTGAGGGCGCGGGCTGTGGACTATCGCGCGTTGGCAAGGTGAAGGACCCTTACGGCGTCGTTTGGGCTATCGGCTCTCCCGCTGTGAAGGCCGCTGTCGTGGAAGCTTGA
- the LOC115960629 gene encoding pentatricopeptide repeat-containing protein At5g47360, which produces MALSSILKLFSLSIFHKSPKFSTLNSPSATASSAEQFYTHLQRNGTSNVEKTLSTVNVPLDSKCVTDVLHRCQPNQSQMGLRFFIWAGLQSNYRHSSFMYSKACELLHINRNPGVVVDVVEGYRVDGVVVSPKVFKVVLNLCRGGRLANEALWVLRKMKEFGLQADTTAYNVVIRLFCEKGDMDMAEELMNEMGLSDLYPDMITHVAMIKGFCNVGRLEDACGLVKFMRGHGCVPNAVVYSTLLDGVCRFGSMERALELLGEMDKEGGDCSPNVVTYTSVIQSFCEKGQTMEALEILDRMEAFGCAPNRVTVSCLINHLCMEGCVEKAYKVIDKVVAGGSVSYGDCYSSLIVSLVKYQKLEEAEKLFRKMLAGGVKPDSLACSILIRKLCLEGRVLDGFCLSDEIEKFEFITSIDSDLYSILLVGLCQQRHSMEAAKLARLMLKKGIRLKASYFDSIVGHLKKFEDEELVKHLSKIGK; this is translated from the coding sequence ATGGCactttcttcaattttgaaattattttcctTGTCAATTTTCCACAAATCCCCAAAGTTCTCAACTTTGAATTCACCCTCTGCCACTGCCTCCTCTGCTGAGCAATTCTACACTCACCTGCAGAGAAATGGAACCAGCAACGTAGAAAAAACTCTGTCCACAGTTAATGTCCCATTGGACTCCAAATGTGTCACTGATGTCTTACATAGATGTCAACCAAACCAATCTCAAATGGGTCTTAGGTTTTTCATCTGGGCTGGCCTTCAATCCAATTATAGGCACAGTTCATTCATGTACAGCAAAGCTTGTGAATTGCTTCATATTAATCGAAACCCGggtgttgttgttgatgttgttgagGGTTATAGGGTTGATGGGGTTGTAGTTAGTCCTAAGGTGTTTAAGGTGGTTTTGAATTTGTGTAGGGGAGGCAGGCTTGCTAATGAGGCTTTGTGGGTATTGAGGAAAATGAAGGAATTTGGTTTGCAGGCGGATACTACGGCATATAATGTGGTTATAAGGTTGTTTTGTGAAAAGGGTGATATGGATATGGCTGAAGAGTTGATGAATGAGATGGGTTTGAGTGATCTTTATCCTGATATGATCACACATGTAGCGATGATTAAAGGGTTTTGTAATGTGGGTAGGTTAGAGGATGCTTGTGGATTGGTTAAGTTTATGAGGGGGCATGGGTGTGTTCCAAATGCTGTGGTGTATTCTACTCTTCTTGATGGGGTTTGTAGGTTTGGGAGTATGGAGAGGGCATTGGAGTTGTTGGGTGAGATGGATAAAGAAGGTGGGGATTGTAGTCCTAATGTTGTTACATATACATCTGTGATCCAGAGTTTTTGTGAGAAAGGTCAGACAATGGAGGCATtggaaattttggatagaatGGAAGCTTTTGGGTGTGCTCCTAATCGTGTTACAGTTAGTTGTTTGATAAACCATCTCTGTATGGAGGGGTGTGTCGAAAAGGCTTATAAAGTCATTGATAAAGTTGTTGCAGGAGGCAGTGTTTCATATGGTGATTGCTATAGCTCTCTAATTGTGTCTTTGGTAAAATATCAAAAGCTTGAGGAGGCAGAGAAGCTCTTTAGGAAGATGCTTGCTGGTGGGGTGAAACCTGATAGTTTGGCTTGTAGCATTTTGATAAGAAAGCTTTGCTTGGAGGGAAGAGTGCTAGATGGATTTTGCTTATCTGATGAAATTGAGAAGTTTGAGTTCATTACTTCCATTGATTCTGATCTTTATTCTATTCTTTTAGTTGGGCTTTGTCAACAAAGACATTCAATGGAGGCTGCAAAGCTTGCGAGGTTAATGCTCAAGAAAGGAATTAGATTGAAAGCTTCTTATTTTGACAGTATAGTTGGACACCTGAAGAAATTTGAAGATGAGGAGCTAGTTAAGCACTTGAGTAAGATTGGGAAATAA